GCACCTTGTCGAGCATAAAAAGAGTAAAGGCAAAGAGAAGGGCAACAATAAAGGCCACCACCTGGTTTTCGGTCAGGCTGGAGGCAAAGAGGCCAATCGCCAGATAGGCTGCCCCCATCAGGATAAGCCCCAGATAACCACCCATCACCGGCCCCCAATCTAAATCACCCAGGAAAGAGATAATAATGGCGTAGGGGAAGGTGAGTAACACAGCTACACTCAGTAAAGCCATGGCCGCAAAAAACTTGCCCAGGATAATCTCGCTATCCCTGACCGGCATCGTGACCAAGAGTTCGATGGTGCCGGACTTCTTCTCTTCAGAGATAAGCCGCATAGTAATAGCCGGGGCAAAAAAGAGGAAGATAAGCGGAATAATGTTGAATCCGCCGCGCAGGGTGGCCTGATTGATCAGAAAGAAACTGGATGAAAAGAACCAGCCGGAGATGAGCAAAAAGACGGTCAGCACAATATAGGCCACCGGTGAGACAAAATATGATTTTAGCTTGCATTCCGCACTTCCAGAAAAGGTTTTGTGCTATTGGGCCAACAAGGCTTTTTGAAAGATAGCTTTATCTAATAGAAGCTTTAATTAAGAAAAGAGATTGTCACCTCACCATAATGATTGAT
The genomic region above belongs to bacterium and contains:
- a CDS encoding ABC transporter permease subunit — protein: MLTVFLLISGWFFSSSFFLINQATLRGGFNIIPLIFLFFAPAITMRLISEEKKSGTIELLVTMPVRDSEIILGKFFAAMALLSVAVLLTFPYAIIISFLGDLDWGPVMGGYLGLILMGAAYLAIGLFASSLTENQVVAFIVALLFAFTLFMLDKVLMFVPQGLVSILEYLSIEYHFTNISRGVIDSRDIIYYLSLIIFSLLLAVRGLGSRRWR